The following are encoded in a window of Lates calcarifer isolate ASB-BC8 linkage group LG20, TLL_Latcal_v3, whole genome shotgun sequence genomic DNA:
- the f11r.1 gene encoding F11 receptor, tandem duplicate 1, whose amino-acid sequence MVHRWLVSVALFFHAATGVSGFSVTTDTPNVQVKENEGADLKCSYSADFGSDARVEWKFSDLKGSQTYVVFNGKPTTPYSSRVTTYGSNLRFSKMTRNDNGVYDCEVSGNGKFGEARVKVTVLVPPSPPLCRIPNSVTTGKSTILSCHDNDGSPPPQYKWYKNGVLLPADPSKIAGFKNATYQLNAVNGNLEFRSATKMDSGQYYCEAFNIAGPPQRCKSVNMEVRDLNTGGIVAAVIVVLLLLALLGFGIWYANKKGYLPRKTESKPKPNVVYQPPSLYGGEDEDGDFKQKSSFVV is encoded by the exons ATGGTTCACAGGTGGCTGGTTTCGGTGGCTTTGTTCTTCCACGCAGCGACTG gtgtAAGTGGCTTTTCAGTTACTACTGACACTCCAAACGTGCAGGTGAAAGAGAATGAGG GGGCTGACCTGAAATGCAGTTATTCAGCTGACTTTGGTTCAGATGCCAGAGTTGAGTGGAAATTCAGTGACTTAAAAGGCTCGCAGACATATGTGGTTTTTAACGGGAAACCAACAA CGCCATATTCCAGCCGAGTGACAACGTACGGTAGCAATTTGAGGTTCTCCAAAATGACGCGTAATGACAATGGAGTGTACGACTGTGAGGTGTCTGGCAACGGCAAGTTTGGGGAGGCCAGGGTGAAGGTGACTGTTCTGG TGCCGCCATCTCCACCTTTGTGTAGGATCCCCAACTCAGTGACGACAGGCAAGTCGACCATCCTGTCCTGCCATGACAACGATGGCTCACCTCCTCCACAATACAAGTGGTACAAAAATGGCGTCCTCCTGCCCGCCGACCCGAGCAAAATTGCTGGCTTCAAAAATGCCACCTACCAACTAAACGCAGTCAACGGCAACTTG GAGTTTCGTTCAGCAACCAAGATGGACTCAGGTCAATACTACTGTGAGGCTTTCAACATTGCTGGTCCTCCACAGCGCTGTAAATCCGTGAACATGGAAGTCC GTGACCTTAACACTGGGGGAATTGTTGCTGCGGTAATAGTGGTTCTGCTGCTACTGGCCCTACTGGGATTTGGCATTTGGTATGCCAACAAGAAAGGATACCTGCCCC GAAAGACCGAAAG CAAACCAAAGCCCAACGTGGTCTACCAGCCCCCGTCATTGTATGGtggtgaggatgaagat GGGGATTTCAAACAGAAGTCATCATTCGTGGTATAG